A DNA window from Maribellus comscasis contains the following coding sequences:
- a CDS encoding DUF4924 family protein, with protein MLVAKKKRKENIAEYILYIYQVEDLIRAFRLDMNLIENQLVTNYGVDENTSKEITDWYSNLVIMMDKEGIREQGHLQFLVNLINDVNQIHLKLIETGIDGSYVSTYQAVAGLITELKQKNKEAKNDVDLAITAIYGFLLLKMQKKTISDETTEAIKRISRWLGLLSEMYKKYEDGDLEF; from the coding sequence ATGCTCGTAGCAAAAAAGAAACGAAAAGAAAATATTGCAGAATATATTTTATATATCTACCAGGTAGAAGATTTAATCCGGGCTTTTCGTCTGGATATGAATCTGATCGAGAACCAGCTGGTGACAAACTACGGTGTAGACGAAAATACCTCAAAAGAGATAACGGACTGGTACAGCAACCTGGTTATCATGATGGACAAAGAGGGGATTCGCGAACAAGGGCATTTGCAGTTTTTGGTGAACCTGATAAATGATGTAAATCAGATTCACCTCAAACTTATAGAAACCGGAATTGACGGAAGTTATGTCAGCACCTACCAGGCAGTAGCAGGTTTAATTACTGAACTGAAACAAAAGAACAAGGAAGCCAAAAATGATGTGGATTTGGCCATTACGGCTATTTATGGTTTTCTTTTGTTAAAGATGCAGAAAAAGACCATTTCTGATGAAACAACAGAAGCGATAAAACGCATTAGCAGGTGGCTGGGACTGCTGTCGGAAATGTATAAAAAATACGAAGACGGCGACTTAGAATTTTAG
- a CDS encoding RNA-binding S4 domain-containing protein → MAENVRVDKWLWAVRIYKTRSQATDACRKGHISIGDLPVKPSRIVHAGETVKVRKDQVVRSFKVVKLAEKRMSAKFVLDFLEDVTPPEEREIIEMQKNMRWITREKGTGRPTKKDRRDLDEFFDF, encoded by the coding sequence ATGGCGGAAAATGTGCGTGTGGATAAATGGTTATGGGCCGTTCGTATTTACAAAACGAGAAGCCAGGCTACTGATGCTTGTCGTAAAGGTCATATTTCTATCGGTGATTTGCCTGTAAAGCCATCACGTATTGTACATGCCGGAGAAACTGTTAAAGTTAGAAAAGATCAGGTGGTGAGGAGTTTTAAGGTAGTAAAGCTGGCCGAAAAAAGGATGTCAGCTAAATTTGTTCTCGATTTTCTGGAAGACGTTACACCACCGGAGGAACGAGAGATTATTGAAATGCAAAAAAATATGCGTTGGATTACCCGTGAAAAAGGAACCGGCCGGCCAACCAAAAAGGATCGTCGCGATTTAGACGAATTTTTTGACTTCTGA
- the pth gene encoding aminoacyl-tRNA hydrolase, which produces MKYLIAGLGNIGPEYKNTRHNIGFQILDALAEASNISFNDKRYGFVAEYKFKARTFILLKPSTYMNLSGRAVNYWMQKENIGIENILVLVDDIALPFGTIRLRAKGSDGGHNGLKNINQVLGRNDYARLRFGIGDDFHKGFQVDYVLSDWTKDEQKEMPEKLDHCIEMIKGFGTIGIERTMNFFNKKK; this is translated from the coding sequence GTGAAGTACTTAATTGCCGGTCTCGGTAATATAGGGCCAGAATACAAAAATACTCGCCATAATATTGGCTTTCAAATATTGGACGCACTCGCTGAGGCGTCCAATATTAGTTTTAATGACAAGCGATACGGATTTGTAGCTGAGTATAAATTTAAAGCCCGCACATTTATATTGTTAAAGCCAAGTACTTATATGAATTTAAGTGGCAGGGCAGTAAACTATTGGATGCAAAAAGAAAATATCGGTATTGAAAATATACTGGTGTTAGTTGACGATATTGCATTGCCATTTGGAACGATTCGGCTAAGGGCAAAAGGCAGTGACGGCGGCCACAACGGATTAAAAAACATTAATCAGGTGCTGGGCCGCAATGATTATGCACGGCTTCGTTTTGGCATTGGCGATGATTTCCACAAAGGATTTCAGGTTGATTATGTATTAAGTGACTGGACCAAAGACGAACAAAAGGAAATGCCGGAAAAATTGGATCATTGTATTGAAATGATTAAAGGTTTTGGCACCATTGGTATCGAACGAACAATGAATTTTTTTAATAAAAAGAAATAG
- a CDS encoding 50S ribosomal protein L25/general stress protein Ctc, whose protein sequence is MKSVTIKGQVRESLGKKEAKKLRAEKLVPAVLYGGEDVLHFTIPFSELRKLIYTPSVYLVDIEIDGKTHQAIMQDIQWHPVEEIVLHVDFMKVLDGKPVKIAVPVKLNGLAKGVKSGGKLKQNLRLLKVKALAENLPDVINVDITKLAIGQSIKVADLKAENIEFLDSKSNMVVSVITSRAAKAGMGTLPEDEEDEAAEGETAEGEATETQASEE, encoded by the coding sequence ATGAAATCAGTAACAATTAAAGGGCAGGTTAGAGAGTCCTTAGGTAAAAAAGAAGCCAAAAAACTTCGCGCTGAGAAGTTGGTTCCGGCTGTATTGTATGGCGGAGAAGATGTATTACACTTTACAATTCCTTTTAGTGAATTAAGAAAATTAATCTATACACCCAGTGTATATTTGGTGGATATTGAAATCGATGGTAAAACTCATCAGGCCATTATGCAGGATATTCAGTGGCATCCTGTTGAAGAAATCGTTCTTCATGTTGATTTTATGAAAGTTCTGGATGGAAAGCCAGTCAAAATTGCAGTGCCGGTTAAATTAAATGGTTTGGCCAAAGGAGTAAAATCAGGTGGTAAACTCAAACAAAACCTCCGTTTATTAAAGGTAAAAGCATTGGCCGAGAACCTTCCGGATGTTATTAACGTCGACATTACTAAATTAGCAATTGGTCAGAGTATAAAAGTTGCCGATTTGAAAGCTGAAAATATTGAATTTTTGGACAGCAAATCAAATATGGTGGTTTCAGTGATCACTTCAAGAGCTGCAAAAGCCGGTATGGGAACACTTCCTGAAGATGAAGAAGATGAAGCCGCTGAAGGCGAAACAGCTGAAGGTGAAGCAACTGAAACACAGGCCAGCGAAGAATAA
- a CDS encoding ribose-phosphate pyrophosphokinase has translation MNKNSEMGSKSHPLKIFSGRNTRYLTEKICDSLNVDLGLSSCPVFADGEFEPCYEETIRGSHVFIVQSTPPPGDNLLELLLMIDAAKRASAYKIIAVVPYFGFARQDRKDKPRVSIGAKLFADVLSVAGIDRLITLDLHADQIQGFFNVPVDHLYASAMFVPFIEKMGLDNVVIASPDVGGTKRANTYARMLETEMVICHKTRAKANVVGSMSVIGDVKDKDIIIVDDMIDTAGTITKAANLMKDKGAASVRAFAAHGVLSGPAIERIEKSALTEVYFTDSIHPKTESEKIKYISVADAFGEAIQRVYKNQSISSLYYR, from the coding sequence ATGAATAAAAATAGTGAAATGGGCAGTAAAAGTCACCCTTTGAAAATTTTCTCCGGAAGGAATACACGGTATTTAACAGAAAAAATTTGTGACAGTTTAAACGTGGATTTGGGGTTGTCCTCATGTCCGGTTTTTGCCGATGGCGAATTTGAACCCTGTTATGAAGAAACCATTCGTGGATCTCATGTATTTATAGTACAATCTACACCGCCTCCCGGTGATAATTTGCTGGAATTGCTATTGATGATTGACGCAGCCAAAAGAGCCAGTGCATATAAAATTATTGCTGTTGTTCCTTATTTTGGCTTTGCCCGTCAGGACAGGAAAGATAAACCCCGTGTTTCAATCGGAGCTAAACTTTTTGCTGATGTTTTATCTGTTGCCGGAATCGATCGGCTGATTACACTGGATTTACATGCCGACCAAATTCAGGGCTTTTTTAATGTACCGGTTGATCATTTATATGCCTCGGCAATGTTTGTTCCTTTTATAGAAAAAATGGGACTGGATAATGTTGTGATTGCATCGCCTGATGTTGGTGGAACAAAACGCGCTAATACCTATGCGAGGATGTTGGAAACCGAAATGGTGATTTGTCATAAAACAAGGGCAAAAGCCAATGTTGTTGGAAGTATGTCGGTAATTGGTGATGTTAAAGACAAAGACATCATTATTGTTGATGATATGATAGATACAGCCGGCACGATTACAAAAGCAGCGAATTTAATGAAAGACAAAGGGGCCGCAAGTGTAAGGGCATTTGCAGCGCATGGTGTACTTTCTGGTCCGGCAATTGAGCGTATTGAAAAATCTGCTTTAACTGAAGTGTATTTTACCGATTCAATTCATCCAAAAACTGAAAGTGAAAAGATAAAATATATATCTGTAGCTGATGCATTTGGTGAAGCTATTCAACGGGTTTATAAAAATCAATCAATTAGTTCGTTATATTACAGGTAA
- the yihA gene encoding ribosome biogenesis GTP-binding protein YihA/YsxC, with protein MEIKEARFIVSNTDVKKCPKPDRPEYAFIGRSNVGKSSLINMLTDKKSLAKTSGKPGKTQLINHFLINEEWYLVDLPGYGYAKVPKTERLKWEKFLRKYILRRENLYCLFVLIDIRHSPQKADLEFMEWLGVSGIPFVIVFTKADKLKPEEQEKNLKDYQEEMLKTWETMPVFFVTSSALGNGKPEILNFIETTNRSESK; from the coding sequence ATGGAAATTAAAGAAGCACGTTTTATTGTTAGCAACACCGATGTTAAAAAATGTCCGAAGCCGGACAGGCCGGAGTACGCTTTTATTGGGCGCTCGAATGTTGGAAAGTCGTCGCTGATAAATATGCTGACCGACAAAAAATCGCTGGCAAAAACATCAGGAAAGCCAGGTAAAACACAACTTATCAATCATTTTTTAATTAATGAAGAGTGGTATCTTGTAGATTTACCTGGTTACGGTTATGCAAAAGTACCCAAAACGGAACGGCTAAAATGGGAAAAGTTTCTTCGGAAATACATTCTTCGACGCGAAAATTTATATTGTTTATTTGTGTTGATCGATATCAGGCATAGTCCGCAGAAGGCCGATCTGGAGTTTATGGAATGGCTGGGCGTAAGCGGAATTCCGTTTGTGATTGTATTTACCAAAGCGGATAAATTAAAACCCGAAGAACAAGAGAAAAATTTAAAAGATTACCAGGAGGAAATGCTAAAAACATGGGAAACAATGCCCGTTTTTTTTGTTACTTCTTCTGCTTTGGGAAATGGAAAGCCGGAGATTCTGAATTTTATCGAAACAACAAATCGTTCTGAGTCAAAATAA
- a CDS encoding type I phosphomannose isomerase catalytic subunit, whose amino-acid sequence MSGLYPLKFKPLYHEKIWGGNRMKSLLNKDYGSLSNCGESWEISGVEGSISEVSNGFLAGNNLQELVEIYMGDLVGDKVFKKFGVEFPLLIKFIDAADDLSVQVHPNDELSKKRHNAFGKTEMWYVVGAENGALINSGFNQEVTKEKYLEYFSSGKLMDLLHYDKVFEGDVFFIPAGRVHAIGKGALVAEIQQTSDVTYRIFDYNRKDANGNERELHVDLALDAIDFSYKEDYKTKYTKEKNASSEIVSCGYFTTNFLEFDKMLEKEYNQLDSFIIYMNLDGEFEVEFEDGKEQVKKGETVLIPASLETYKLKPLSSGVKTLEVYIK is encoded by the coding sequence ATGAGTGGTTTATATCCTTTAAAATTTAAACCCCTTTATCATGAAAAGATTTGGGGGGGGAACCGAATGAAGTCGTTGCTGAATAAAGATTACGGTTCACTTTCCAATTGTGGTGAGAGTTGGGAGATTTCGGGCGTGGAAGGAAGTATTTCAGAAGTGTCGAACGGATTTCTTGCCGGAAATAATTTACAGGAACTGGTTGAAATATATATGGGTGACTTAGTGGGGGATAAAGTTTTTAAAAAGTTTGGAGTTGAGTTCCCGCTGCTTATCAAATTTATTGATGCTGCTGATGATTTGTCGGTGCAGGTTCACCCGAATGATGAACTGTCAAAAAAACGGCACAATGCTTTTGGGAAAACTGAAATGTGGTATGTTGTCGGTGCTGAGAACGGCGCACTGATAAACTCGGGGTTTAACCAAGAAGTGACAAAGGAAAAATACCTTGAATATTTTAGTTCCGGGAAATTAATGGACTTGCTTCATTACGACAAAGTTTTTGAAGGCGATGTTTTCTTTATTCCTGCAGGACGTGTCCATGCGATTGGAAAGGGTGCTCTTGTTGCTGAAATCCAGCAAACCTCGGATGTGACCTATCGTATTTTTGATTACAACCGAAAGGATGCCAACGGTAACGAAAGAGAATTACATGTTGATTTGGCCCTCGATGCCATTGATTTTTCGTATAAAGAAGATTACAAAACAAAGTATACGAAGGAGAAAAACGCGTCATCTGAGATTGTAAGCTGCGGGTATTTTACAACAAATTTCCTTGAATTTGACAAAATGCTTGAAAAAGAATATAACCAGCTTGATTCATTTATAATTTATATGAATCTTGACGGTGAGTTTGAAGTTGAATTTGAGGACGGAAAGGAACAGGTGAAAAAAGGCGAAACAGTTTTAATTCCTGCAAGTCTGGAAACCTATAAGTTGAAGCCGCTTTCATCCGGTGTAAAAACACTTGAAGTTTACATAAAGTAG
- a CDS encoding Dabb family protein → MINHVVLFKLNDYSKQEKQAVIAELKSALEGLKGKIEEVKYLEVGVNYELEAKSYDLVLISHFESLEDLDVYRVHPEHLKVVKRIGETTSARAAVDYEF, encoded by the coding sequence ATGATTAATCACGTAGTTCTTTTTAAGCTGAATGACTATTCAAAACAGGAAAAACAGGCTGTGATAGCAGAATTGAAATCTGCTCTTGAAGGGTTAAAGGGAAAAATTGAAGAAGTAAAATACCTTGAGGTTGGTGTTAATTACGAGCTTGAAGCCAAAAGTTACGATCTTGTTTTAATTTCTCATTTTGAGTCACTTGAGGATTTGGATGTTTATCGCGTTCATCCCGAGCATTTGAAGGTGGTGAAGCGGATTGGTGAGACCACTTCGGCACGTGCTGCCGTAGATTATGAGTTTTAA
- the udk gene encoding uridine kinase, translating into MLVIGIAGGTGSGKTTVVKKITEQFPKKEVAVLSHDSYYFDNSDLSLEERRKKNFDHPDSIEFDLMIEHVKKLKRGENIQEPIYSFITCTRSKETNLIKPQKVLIIEGILCLTSKALRNLMDIKVFVDCDSDIRLSRVIMRDILERGRNVKQVLTRYEKTVRPSHIQFIEPTKRFADIIIPQGGMNQVAINILTNHINQTLKTL; encoded by the coding sequence ATGCTCGTAATTGGCATTGCCGGCGGCACAGGATCAGGAAAAACAACCGTGGTAAAAAAAATAACCGAACAGTTTCCCAAAAAGGAAGTTGCCGTTTTGTCTCACGATTCCTATTATTTTGACAACAGTGATTTAAGCCTGGAAGAAAGACGAAAAAAAAATTTCGACCACCCGGATTCAATTGAGTTTGATTTAATGATTGAACATGTAAAAAAGCTAAAACGCGGAGAGAATATACAAGAACCAATTTATTCATTTATTACCTGTACCCGCTCAAAGGAAACCAACCTGATTAAACCGCAAAAAGTTCTGATAATTGAAGGAATTTTATGTTTGACCAGCAAAGCGCTCCGTAACTTAATGGATATAAAAGTTTTTGTCGACTGCGACTCTGATATCCGTTTATCAAGGGTAATAATGCGTGATATTCTCGAACGGGGAAGAAATGTAAAACAGGTGCTGACGCGTTACGAAAAAACAGTTCGCCCGAGCCATATACAATTTATTGAACCAACTAAAAGATTTGCTGATATTATTATTCCCCAGGGAGGGATGAACCAGGTTGCAATTAATATTTTAACCAATCATATAAACCAAACACTAAAAACGTTATAA
- a CDS encoding 3'-5' exonuclease: protein MLENLNIEEILFLDIETVPLAPEYGELTEKWKELWEHKMQYHITNGEPAEDLYDRAGIYAEFGKIICISAGYVTQKKGEPFFRVKSFYDDDEKKLIKNFFNAWKKFAQAGKRRLCAHNGQEFDFPYIARRALVNSVPLPKILDIAGAKPWEIKEQLIDTLQLWKFGDYKHYTSLSLLCELFNIPTPKDDIDGSQVAKIYWEENDIDRIIRYCEKDTLAVANLLLKYKGDKIIPFENLVSV from the coding sequence ATGCTTGAAAATTTGAACATTGAAGAAATTTTATTTCTCGACATTGAAACAGTTCCACTGGCTCCGGAATACGGAGAATTAACAGAAAAATGGAAAGAATTGTGGGAACACAAAATGCAATACCACATTACCAATGGGGAACCTGCTGAAGATTTATATGATCGTGCGGGAATTTATGCCGAATTTGGAAAGATTATCTGTATCTCAGCAGGATATGTAACACAAAAAAAAGGCGAGCCTTTTTTCAGGGTAAAATCATTTTACGATGATGATGAAAAAAAACTAATAAAAAACTTTTTTAATGCCTGGAAAAAATTTGCGCAAGCAGGCAAAAGGAGACTTTGTGCGCATAACGGACAGGAATTTGATTTCCCCTATATTGCCCGGCGCGCATTGGTAAATAGCGTTCCCCTGCCTAAAATTCTGGATATTGCAGGAGCAAAACCATGGGAAATAAAAGAGCAGTTAATTGATACACTCCAGCTATGGAAATTTGGCGATTACAAACACTATACTTCGCTCTCTCTTCTGTGTGAATTATTTAACATTCCAACCCCAAAGGATGATATTGATGGAAGCCAGGTAGCCAAAATTTACTGGGAAGAAAATGATATCGACCGTATTATTCGTTACTGTGAAAAAGACACACTTGCAGTTGCCAACCTTTTACTAAAATATAAAGGAGACAAAATAATACCTTTTGAAAACCTGGTTAGCGTCTAG
- a CDS encoding DUF389 domain-containing protein, translating into MKKKNELQYLVIAARRFLRSILSITDGTDIDSTIAGIKRDISFRGPTAWILIFSIFIASIGLNVNSTAVIIGAMLISPLMGPILGIGLSIGTNDFETLIRSLKNLGIAVSIALITSTLYFLVTPLNIEQSELLARTKPTILDVMVALFGGFAGIVAGSRKEKTNVIPGVAIATALMPPLCTAGYGLATFKMHYFLGAFYLFFINSVFISLATFLVVKYLKFPLVNYLNPLKAKRYQIIVTAFIIVTIIPSGIIFYNVIQETRFSIAAENFVNDKASFSGSELINKKITYSDTLSTIDLYYIGEEISEEKEMFLQDMLTTYGLNGKKTFAITKKTRVRVHQNKNNEADFEQRMTDMNNDLRLKILEDIYTKNEQIINDKELKIQLLEAEIMRLSIQDTIPFKQINSELKFHFDNIEKFAFANIRQLKVVNDTMRIDTIPTFLVNYKSEIRPQIADDENQKINEWLRIRFNNPKISVINY; encoded by the coding sequence ATGAAAAAAAAGAACGAATTACAATATTTGGTTATTGCGGCACGAAGATTTTTACGTTCAATCTTAAGCATTACCGATGGCACAGATATTGATTCTACGATTGCCGGAATAAAACGAGACATTAGTTTCCGTGGCCCCACAGCCTGGATTCTGATTTTTTCAATTTTTATAGCCTCTATCGGACTCAATGTAAACTCAACCGCCGTAATAATCGGCGCTATGTTAATTTCTCCGTTAATGGGTCCTATTCTTGGCATTGGGCTCTCCATTGGAACCAATGATTTTGAAACGCTTATCCGTTCACTTAAAAACCTTGGCATTGCTGTTTCCATAGCGCTAATTACATCAACCCTGTATTTTTTAGTAACACCTTTAAATATTGAACAATCGGAACTGCTGGCCCGCACAAAACCAACAATCCTGGATGTTATGGTTGCACTTTTTGGCGGATTTGCCGGCATTGTAGCAGGCTCGCGAAAGGAAAAAACCAATGTTATTCCGGGTGTGGCTATCGCAACTGCGCTTATGCCGCCACTTTGTACCGCCGGTTATGGCCTGGCCACTTTTAAAATGCATTACTTTCTGGGTGCGTTTTATCTCTTTTTTATCAATTCTGTATTTATCAGCCTCGCCACATTTCTTGTGGTAAAATATTTGAAATTCCCGCTTGTCAACTACCTAAATCCGTTAAAAGCCAAACGTTACCAGATAATTGTTACCGCATTTATAATTGTAACAATTATTCCCAGTGGGATTATTTTCTACAATGTTATTCAGGAAACCCGCTTTTCAATTGCAGCTGAAAATTTTGTAAACGATAAAGCAAGCTTTTCCGGAAGCGAGCTTATCAACAAAAAAATTACATATTCCGATACGCTTTCTACCATAGACCTCTATTATATCGGGGAAGAAATTTCGGAGGAAAAAGAGATGTTTTTACAGGATATGTTAACAACCTACGGTTTAAATGGAAAAAAAACATTTGCTATTACCAAAAAAACCCGGGTCCGGGTACATCAGAATAAAAATAACGAGGCTGACTTTGAACAAAGAATGACCGACATGAATAACGATCTCAGACTTAAAATTCTGGAGGATATTTATACCAAAAACGAACAAATTATAAACGACAAGGAGTTAAAAATCCAATTGCTGGAAGCAGAAATTATGCGACTCAGTATACAGGATACGATTCCTTTTAAACAGATAAATTCAGAATTAAAGTTCCATTTTGATAACATCGAAAAATTTGCTTTCGCAAACATCAGGCAATTAAAAGTGGTAAACGATACTATGAGGATAGATACTATTCCTACTTTTCTTGTAAACTACAAATCAGAAATTCGCCCGCAAATAGCTGATGATGAAAACCAAAAGATTAATGAATGGCTGCGAATTCGTTTTAACAACCCTAAAATTTCTGTAATCAATTATTAA
- the smpB gene encoding SsrA-binding protein SmpB, with protein sequence MAHKQANINIKNRKVTFEYELIERFTAGMQLLGTEIKSIRNGKANLSDSYCQFYGSELYVKNLHISEYEMGTHNNHEAKRDRKLLLNRKELQKMEKKVKESGHTIVPVKLFINDRGLAKLEIALAKGKKVYDKRESLKQKDAKREIDRMMKM encoded by the coding sequence ATGGCACACAAACAGGCAAATATTAATATAAAAAACCGAAAAGTTACTTTTGAATACGAACTGATTGAAAGGTTTACAGCGGGGATGCAATTGCTGGGCACCGAAATAAAATCCATCCGCAACGGAAAAGCAAATCTTTCTGATTCGTATTGTCAGTTTTACGGTTCCGAGTTATACGTGAAAAATTTGCATATTTCAGAATACGAAATGGGGACTCATAACAATCATGAAGCAAAGCGCGACCGGAAATTGTTATTAAACCGAAAAGAACTCCAGAAAATGGAGAAAAAAGTTAAAGAATCGGGACATACTATTGTTCCCGTTAAACTTTTTATAAACGACCGGGGGCTGGCAAAGCTGGAAATCGCCCTCGCAAAAGGTAAAAAGGTGTATGACAAACGTGAAAGCTTAAAGCAAAAAGATGCCAAACGGGAGATAGACCGTATGATGAAAATGTAG
- a CDS encoding Yip1 family protein: MEANNRKKIVTTLKENILNPKDFWIAQKQSTETHAQRITGFFLPLLGLAAVAVFLGEFFRSSHFYMGYAVLKAMREIVLFVLQYLLAVYFTNELIKTFKGEKNIEVVRKLVLFSMTPFLLVSILTGLFQFLYVLDIMGVYSFYIFWLGANELLELPKEKKDSYIIITILVNFFVFSFLSIILSKLLTAYF, translated from the coding sequence ATGGAAGCAAATAACAGAAAAAAGATAGTAACAACCCTTAAAGAAAATATTCTGAATCCAAAGGATTTCTGGATAGCTCAGAAACAATCAACAGAAACACATGCTCAACGGATTACCGGCTTTTTTCTTCCGCTTTTGGGGCTTGCTGCAGTAGCTGTTTTTTTAGGGGAATTTTTTAGAAGTTCGCATTTTTATATGGGGTATGCTGTACTGAAGGCAATGCGTGAAATTGTTCTTTTTGTATTGCAGTATTTGTTGGCAGTATATTTTACAAACGAGTTGATAAAAACTTTTAAGGGAGAAAAGAATATCGAAGTAGTGAGAAAACTCGTGCTTTTTTCGATGACACCTTTTTTACTGGTTTCAATATTAACGGGGTTGTTTCAGTTTTTATATGTTCTTGATATTATGGGTGTTTATAGTTTTTATATTTTTTGGTTGGGTGCAAATGAGTTGCTTGAACTCCCCAAAGAAAAAAAGGACAGCTATATTATCATTACCATTTTGGTGAACTTTTTTGTATTTAGTTTTTTAAGTATAATACTTTCCAAACTTTTAACCGCATATTTTTAA